From Prochlorococcus sp. MIT 1223, the proteins below share one genomic window:
- a CDS encoding glucose-1-phosphate adenylyltransferase, translated as MKRVLAIILGGGKGSRLYPLTKMRAKPAVPLAGKYRLIDIPISNCINSDINKMYVLTQFNSASLNRHIGQTYNLSAPFGQGFVEVLAAQQTPESPSWFEGTADAVRKYQWLFQEWDVDEYLILSGDQLYRMDYSLFVEHHRSQGADLTVAALPVDASQAEGFGLMRTDDNGNIKEFREKPTGDSLKAMAVDTSRFGLPKESAIQKPYLASMGIYVFSRDTLFDLLNKHPSHTDFGKEVIPEALNRGDKLKSYVFNDYWEDIGTIGAFFESNLALTQQPTPPFSFYDEKFPIYTRQRYLPPSKLVDAQITNSIVCEGSILKSCSIHHCVLGVRSRIESEVVLEDCLVMGSDFFESSDERIALRKGGGIPLGVGVGTTVKRAILDKNTRVGDNVKILNKERIEEADRADQGFYIRNGIVVVVKNATIPDGTII; from the coding sequence ATGAAGCGTGTCTTAGCGATCATTCTTGGAGGTGGTAAAGGTTCACGTCTATATCCCCTTACTAAAATGAGGGCAAAACCAGCTGTGCCGTTAGCTGGCAAATACCGATTAATAGATATACCTATTAGTAATTGCATTAATTCAGACATCAATAAGATGTATGTCTTAACTCAATTTAATAGTGCTTCTCTTAATAGGCATATTGGACAAACTTATAATTTAAGTGCTCCTTTTGGGCAAGGTTTTGTAGAGGTTTTAGCTGCTCAGCAAACCCCGGAAAGCCCATCATGGTTTGAAGGTACAGCAGATGCAGTTAGAAAATATCAATGGCTTTTTCAAGAATGGGATGTCGATGAATATTTAATACTTTCGGGTGATCAGCTATATCGAATGGATTACAGCCTTTTTGTTGAACATCATCGGTCTCAAGGAGCCGATTTAACAGTTGCTGCTTTGCCTGTAGATGCTAGTCAAGCAGAGGGTTTTGGTTTAATGAGAACTGATGATAATGGAAATATAAAAGAATTTAGGGAAAAACCTACTGGAGATTCTTTAAAGGCAATGGCTGTTGATACCTCGCGTTTTGGCTTACCTAAAGAGTCCGCCATCCAAAAGCCTTATTTGGCGTCCATGGGTATATATGTTTTCAGTCGTGATACTTTGTTTGATCTTTTGAATAAGCATCCATCACATACTGATTTTGGGAAAGAAGTTATACCAGAAGCTTTAAATAGAGGAGATAAGCTTAAAAGCTATGTTTTCAATGATTATTGGGAAGATATTGGAACTATAGGGGCTTTCTTTGAATCTAATTTGGCATTAACTCAACAGCCAACTCCTCCTTTTAGCTTTTATGATGAGAAATTCCCTATTTATACTCGTCAAAGATATTTACCGCCTTCAAAACTTGTTGACGCACAAATTACGAACTCAATAGTCTGTGAAGGTTCAATATTGAAATCCTGCAGTATTCACCATTGTGTTTTAGGGGTTAGGAGCAGAATTGAGAGCGAAGTGGTTTTGGAAGACTGTCTTGTCATGGGGTCTGACTTTTTTGAGTCTTCTGATGAGAGAATTGCCCTAAGAAAAGGAGGTGGAATTCCTCTTGGGGTGGGAGTAGGTACCACCGTCAAGAGAGCTATTCTTGATAAAAACACTCGTGTAGGAGATAACGTAAAGATATTAAATAAGGAAAGAATTGAAGAAGCTGATAGAGCAGATCAGGGTTTTTATATTCGAAATGGAATTGTCGTTGTCGTGAAGAATGCAACTATTCCAGACGGTACAATTATTTAA
- the gndA gene encoding NADP-dependent phosphogluconate dehydrogenase has protein sequence MSKAHFGLIGLGVMGENLVLNAERNGFSSVVYNRTYSKTEAFLSERALGKSIEGAKDLRDFVSKLERPRRILMMVKAGPATDAVIQQISPYLQEGDLLIDGGNSQFADTERRVLELESKSFGYIGMGVSGGSKGALEGPSMMPGGTKSSYKAIEDLLNKMAAQVDDGPCVTYIGPRGSGHFVKTVHNGIEYGIEQILAESYDLMKRVSGMDGEQMADIFSFWNQTEELSSYLVEITEACLRTKDPSDGSDLVEKITDKAGQKGTGLWTVVSALELGASVPTIYASLNGRVMSSMKSQREYAESIISGPSVVDFDLGNPTNGMSPLMDAVVLSTISSYAQGMEILRLASIEYNYELNLPSIAQIWKGGCIIRSSLLTRIQNAFTDNDGLSNLFLDPWFAKQVNDRLPGLTSVVSGAVKSGIPVPCFSSSLDYINSYRTSRLPQNLVQAMRDCFGSHTYERVDMPGSFHTEWIK, from the coding sequence ATGTCCAAGGCACATTTTGGTTTGATAGGTCTTGGGGTGATGGGAGAGAACCTTGTTCTTAATGCAGAAAGAAATGGTTTTTCAAGTGTTGTCTATAACCGTACATACTCAAAAACAGAAGCTTTTCTCTCAGAGAGAGCTTTAGGTAAGTCAATAGAAGGAGCAAAGGATCTTAGGGATTTTGTTTCCAAGTTAGAAAGACCTCGCAGAATATTGATGATGGTAAAAGCAGGTCCAGCGACTGATGCTGTCATTCAACAAATTTCTCCTTATTTGCAGGAAGGTGACTTGCTGATCGATGGAGGGAACTCTCAATTCGCAGATACAGAAAGAAGGGTTTTAGAACTTGAGAGCAAGAGCTTTGGTTATATAGGGATGGGTGTTTCTGGAGGCTCAAAGGGGGCTTTAGAGGGGCCGAGCATGATGCCAGGAGGGACTAAATCGTCTTACAAAGCCATAGAGGATTTATTGAACAAAATGGCTGCTCAAGTGGATGATGGCCCATGTGTTACCTATATAGGTCCACGAGGTTCAGGTCATTTTGTAAAGACAGTTCATAATGGAATTGAATATGGAATTGAGCAGATTCTTGCTGAATCTTATGACTTGATGAAACGTGTCTCAGGTATGGATGGAGAACAAATGGCTGATATTTTCTCTTTTTGGAATCAAACAGAAGAACTTTCATCATATTTAGTTGAAATAACTGAAGCTTGCTTGAGAACAAAAGATCCATCTGACGGATCGGATTTAGTAGAGAAAATTACTGACAAGGCTGGTCAAAAAGGAACTGGTTTGTGGACAGTTGTTAGTGCTCTTGAATTAGGAGCCTCTGTGCCAACAATTTACGCATCATTAAATGGCCGTGTAATGAGTTCTATGAAAAGTCAGAGAGAATATGCAGAATCAATTATTTCAGGCCCGAGTGTTGTTGATTTCGATTTAGGTAATCCAACGAATGGAATGTCCCCTCTTATGGATGCTGTCGTTTTGTCAACAATTTCCTCATATGCCCAAGGTATGGAGATCTTAAGGCTTGCTTCTATTGAATATAATTATGAGCTAAATCTTCCTTCAATTGCACAAATCTGGAAAGGTGGTTGCATTATTAGATCAAGCTTATTAACTAGAATACAAAATGCTTTTACTGATAATGATGGGCTCTCTAATTTGTTTCTTGATCCTTGGTTCGCTAAGCAAGTTAATGATCGTTTACCTGGATTAACTAGTGTTGTTTCAGGAGCAGTTAAATCAGGAATTCCAGTTCCTTGCTTTAGCAGTAGCTTGGATTATATAAATAGTTATAGGACATCTAGATTGCCGCAAAACTTGGTGCAGGCTATGAGAGATTGCTTTGGTTCTCATACCTATGAAAGAGTTGATATGCCAGGCAGTTTTCATACTGAATGGATTAAGTGA
- the pgl gene encoding 6-phosphogluconolactonase produces MSNYRIIKVGDKIELANKATDLIVENIQSNLQEKRRVQISLSGGSTPLSIYKLLSKKLVPWERIDVFLGDERWVPENHELSNALMVKNSLLSSYPGEKASFYSVPTTELKNPQASAEFYEKLLMEKCSGDPPIFDLMLLGLGEDGHTASLFPYTDSLEVNNRWTTVSTGNNQERITLTHPVISASKKVIFLVSGSSKQIALKRLIDPLEDPNRTPSKLIKPLSCIDIIADQSSAMLI; encoded by the coding sequence ATGTCTAATTACAGAATAATTAAAGTAGGAGACAAGATAGAACTAGCAAATAAAGCTACAGATTTAATTGTAGAGAATATTCAATCAAATCTTCAAGAGAAGCGGAGGGTTCAGATCTCCCTTTCGGGAGGATCTACTCCTTTATCTATTTATAAATTGCTTTCAAAGAAATTAGTCCCTTGGGAAAGAATTGATGTTTTTCTGGGCGACGAGAGATGGGTTCCGGAAAATCACGAATTAAGCAATGCTTTGATGGTGAAGAATTCATTGCTTTCAAGTTATCCAGGTGAAAAAGCATCTTTTTATTCTGTTCCCACAACTGAATTAAAAAATCCACAAGCCAGTGCTGAATTCTATGAAAAGCTTTTGATGGAGAAATGTTCAGGTGATCCCCCTATTTTTGATCTTATGTTGCTTGGTCTAGGAGAAGACGGACATACTGCTTCTTTATTCCCTTATACGGATTCATTAGAAGTAAATAACAGATGGACAACTGTTTCAACTGGTAATAATCAGGAGCGCATAACTCTTACTCATCCTGTAATTAGTGCATCTAAAAAAGTGATATTTCTTGTAAGTGGTTCTTCGAAGCAAATTGCATTAAAAAGATTAATAGACCCTCTTGAAGATCCAAATAGAACTCCTTCTAAATTAATTAAACCTTTAAGTTGTATAGATATAATCGCAGATCAATCTTCAGCAATGTTGATTTAG
- a CDS encoding CIA30 family protein: MSYSIPKSSNNFLIVSKDDFRDWKTINDTIMGGKSQATCKVTSDGLLLKGEIVEEGGGFISSRSPLFTPSLNLSSFQGIKLEIDGGGRTLKFGISFNATFGMSRLVSGALKWVMTFPTNDKGFSSVNIPFNSLEPTVRAKRVFFPVRFDSSCINQFQILYSKFGQPGELNSEFKPGPISIAIRSINAYI, from the coding sequence ATGTCTTATTCAATTCCCAAAAGTTCGAATAATTTCTTGATAGTAAGTAAGGATGACTTTAGAGATTGGAAGACAATTAATGACACGATAATGGGAGGTAAAAGTCAGGCGACTTGCAAAGTGACATCAGATGGTCTTTTGTTAAAAGGTGAAATAGTAGAAGAAGGAGGTGGTTTTATTAGTTCTCGCTCCCCATTGTTTACGCCTTCTCTAAACCTTTCTTCTTTTCAAGGCATAAAGCTTGAAATTGATGGTGGAGGAAGAACCTTGAAGTTTGGTATTTCCTTTAATGCAACTTTTGGCATGTCAAGACTTGTCTCTGGAGCTCTTAAATGGGTGATGACATTTCCTACAAATGATAAGGGTTTCTCAAGTGTAAATATTCCTTTTAATTCATTAGAACCTACTGTTAGAGCTAAGCGAGTTTTCTTTCCAGTAAGATTTGATTCATCATGCATTAATCAATTCCAAATTTTATATTCTAAATTTGGTCAACCTGGAGAATTAAATTCTGAATTTAAGCCTGGTCCTATTTCCATTGCGATTCGCTCAATAAATGCCTACATATAA
- the ilvD gene encoding dihydroxy-acid dehydratase: protein MLRSSAITKGLQRSPNRAMLRAVGFGDDDFNKPIVGIANGYSTITPCNMGLMELARRSEQAVRVAGAMPQIFGTITVSDGISMGTEGMKYSLVSREVIADSIETACNAQSMDGMLAIGGCDKNMPGAMISIARMNIPSIFVYGGTIKPGKLDGSDLTVVSAFEAVGQLTSGKIDEERLLAVEKNAIPGAGSCGGMFTANTMSAAIETMGLSLPYSSTMAAEDNEKSESAAQSAAVLVEAIKKNIKPLDILTKEAFENAISVVMAVGGSTNSVLHLLAIAKTAGIDLAIDDFERIRQKVPVICDLKPSGKYVTVDLHKAGGIPQVMKLLLDAGLLHGNCLTIQGKTINQVLKDVPSIPPNNQDVIRTISNPIYKKGHLAILKGNLAIEGSVAKISGVKTPVITGPARVFESEEECLSSILKNEVKAGDVVVVRYEGPVGGPGMREMLSPTSAIVGQGLGEKVALITDGRFSGGSYGLVVGHVAPEAAVGGNIGLVQEGDSITVDANQKLIQLNVDEAELEQRRKKWVKPKPRYSTGILGKYARLVSSSSKGAVTDQG, encoded by the coding sequence ATGCTTAGATCTAGCGCAATAACAAAAGGACTACAAAGATCGCCAAATAGGGCAATGCTTAGAGCCGTAGGGTTTGGTGACGATGACTTCAATAAACCAATTGTCGGAATAGCCAATGGTTACAGCACAATAACTCCCTGCAATATGGGACTAATGGAGCTTGCTCGCCGTTCAGAGCAAGCAGTAAGAGTAGCCGGTGCTATGCCGCAAATCTTCGGCACCATCACCGTTAGCGATGGGATCTCAATGGGGACCGAGGGTATGAAATATTCCCTTGTATCAAGAGAGGTAATAGCAGACTCTATAGAGACCGCCTGCAATGCTCAGAGTATGGATGGGATGCTCGCAATAGGCGGCTGTGATAAGAATATGCCTGGTGCAATGATATCTATTGCAAGGATGAATATTCCATCAATATTTGTCTATGGAGGAACAATAAAACCAGGCAAACTAGATGGAAGTGACTTAACTGTAGTAAGTGCTTTTGAAGCAGTTGGTCAACTTACAAGTGGGAAAATCGACGAGGAAAGATTATTAGCAGTTGAAAAGAATGCGATTCCTGGAGCGGGAAGTTGCGGAGGAATGTTTACAGCAAACACAATGTCAGCAGCAATTGAAACAATGGGTCTAAGTCTTCCATATAGCTCAACTATGGCTGCAGAAGACAATGAGAAATCAGAAAGTGCGGCTCAAAGTGCAGCAGTACTTGTCGAAGCAATTAAAAAAAACATAAAACCCTTAGACATACTTACCAAAGAAGCTTTTGAAAATGCGATAAGTGTAGTAATGGCAGTTGGTGGATCAACTAATTCGGTATTACATCTTCTAGCAATAGCAAAGACTGCAGGAATAGATCTTGCAATAGATGATTTTGAACGGATAAGGCAAAAGGTTCCTGTTATCTGTGATCTAAAGCCAAGTGGAAAATATGTAACTGTAGACTTACACAAAGCTGGGGGAATTCCCCAGGTGATGAAACTATTACTCGATGCAGGGTTATTGCACGGAAATTGTTTAACAATTCAGGGCAAAACAATTAATCAAGTTTTGAAAGATGTACCGTCTATACCTCCAAATAATCAAGACGTTATTCGCACAATATCCAATCCTATTTATAAGAAAGGACATCTTGCTATTTTAAAAGGTAACCTCGCAATAGAAGGAAGTGTTGCGAAAATAAGTGGTGTAAAGACTCCGGTAATAACAGGTCCAGCAAGAGTATTTGAAAGTGAAGAAGAATGCCTTTCCTCGATACTAAAAAATGAAGTCAAGGCAGGAGATGTTGTAGTTGTTCGCTATGAAGGACCAGTAGGTGGTCCTGGAATGAGGGAAATGCTTTCACCAACTTCAGCAATAGTTGGTCAAGGACTTGGAGAAAAAGTTGCTCTGATTACAGACGGGAGATTTAGTGGAGGTTCTTATGGACTTGTTGTAGGACATGTGGCTCCCGAAGCCGCTGTTGGAGGAAATATAGGACTTGTACAAGAAGGAGACAGCATTACTGTTGATGCTAATCAAAAACTTATACAACTTAATGTAGATGAAGCGGAATTGGAGCAGAGAAGGAAAAAATGGGTTAAACCTAAGCCTAGATACTCAACTGGCATCCTAGGTAAATATGCACGCTTAGTTAGTAGCTCAAGCAAAGGAGCCGTCACAGATCAGGGCTAG
- a CDS encoding uracil phosphoribosyltransferase, which yields MPMTLKIIVPPHPVIAHWLSMLRNETTPSAIYSTGLEQLGKWLTYEAIREWLPNRKEEIKTTHGKTEGFVIESRVPLLAIPNLPGGLMLWQGGRDLLPNAVLCLSGVPKKIEPNSGIVIYLDQISTGEILLKTIKDLNKQHIEGKRIRIICAIASSEGLKLLGESFSDLTIYAACIDPELKDDGSLYPGIGNPEKRINTIITR from the coding sequence ATGCCAATGACATTAAAAATAATTGTTCCACCTCACCCAGTAATAGCTCATTGGTTAAGTATGTTGAGAAATGAAACCACCCCAAGTGCGATTTACTCAACAGGGTTGGAACAACTAGGAAAATGGCTTACGTATGAAGCCATAAGAGAATGGCTTCCAAACAGAAAAGAAGAAATCAAAACCACACACGGCAAAACAGAAGGATTTGTTATTGAATCAAGAGTACCTTTGTTAGCGATACCAAACTTACCAGGGGGTTTAATGCTTTGGCAGGGGGGAAGAGATCTTTTGCCAAATGCAGTTTTATGCCTAAGTGGAGTTCCTAAAAAGATTGAACCTAATTCAGGAATAGTTATATATCTTGACCAGATTTCTACTGGGGAAATACTTTTGAAGACAATAAAAGATCTGAACAAACAACATATAGAAGGGAAAAGAATAAGAATCATTTGCGCAATCGCCAGTAGCGAAGGCCTAAAACTACTCGGAGAATCCTTTTCAGATTTAACAATTTATGCAGCCTGTATAGATCCAGAATTGAAAGATGATGGAAGTCTTTATCCAGGCATAGGAAACCCAGAGAAACGAATTAACACCATAATCACAAGATAG
- a CDS encoding pentapeptide repeat-containing protein, with protein sequence MTKSLSIFVRVQKLLIASSVFCLLTFFISSEAFAKRPPEIRNQEELQIKQDMSGLDLSGNEFVKFDLSGINFSQSNLAGAVFNNSKLVGADLNGADLSDALAYASDFDKADLRDVNFNGALLMESNFQNSDIEGADFTDAVISRIQQKQLCSIADGTNPSTGVETKYSLGC encoded by the coding sequence ATGACTAAAAGTCTTTCAATCTTTGTTCGAGTTCAGAAACTTTTGATTGCTTCATCTGTTTTCTGCCTTTTGACATTCTTTATCTCTTCAGAAGCTTTTGCTAAAAGACCTCCAGAAATTAGGAATCAGGAGGAATTACAAATCAAGCAAGATATGTCTGGCTTGGATTTAAGCGGAAATGAGTTTGTTAAGTTTGATCTTAGTGGTATTAATTTTAGTCAATCAAATCTTGCAGGAGCCGTTTTTAATAACAGTAAATTAGTAGGAGCAGATTTAAATGGCGCAGATTTAAGTGATGCTCTTGCTTATGCAAGTGACTTTGATAAAGCTGATCTTAGAGATGTTAATTTCAATGGAGCTCTTTTAATGGAAAGTAATTTCCAGAATTCTGATATAGAAGGAGCTGATTTTACTGATGCAGTTATTAGCCGCATTCAACAAAAGCAACTTTGTTCAATAGCTGATGGTACTAATCCCTCAACTGGCGTAGAGACTAAATATAGTCTTGGATGTTAA
- a CDS encoding GTP-binding protein codes for MSFPNRIPVTIITGFLGSGKTTLLRKLLINSQEKLGVMVNEFGSVGIDGDLFKSCGFCSGEELDGRLVELNNGCICCTVQDDFLPALNNLLLPTRRLAGIVIETSGLALPKPLIQALSWPSIKAKVYLNGVVTVVDGEALSKGSPIGDLSAFDNQRSEDKSIDHLTPLDELFNNQLDAADVILISRADLLGKALIKSIKLNIESKVKSTIPIFPISCGEIDSSIVLGINRSSEEYESKDKEHKHDHHHLEVINNSIRHECKIEQNNLRELLTSIAVDFQIIRLKGRFWLAGKDLPLQVQMVGQRFDCWFEKVPPSSWKPRISGLDLVVISFRDGVVEEIQNTFK; via the coding sequence ATGTCTTTTCCTAACCGTATTCCTGTAACGATAATTACCGGCTTTCTTGGTTCAGGTAAAACTACACTTCTCAGAAAGCTATTAATTAATAGTCAAGAAAAATTGGGTGTAATGGTTAATGAGTTTGGAAGCGTTGGAATAGATGGGGATTTATTTAAAAGCTGTGGATTTTGCTCTGGTGAAGAATTGGATGGGCGGTTAGTTGAATTAAACAATGGATGTATTTGTTGCACTGTTCAAGATGATTTTCTTCCAGCCTTAAATAACTTATTGTTACCTACAAGAAGATTGGCTGGAATAGTTATTGAAACAAGTGGTCTTGCCTTGCCAAAGCCATTAATTCAGGCCCTATCATGGCCTTCTATAAAAGCAAAAGTTTACTTGAATGGTGTTGTTACAGTTGTTGATGGAGAAGCTTTAAGTAAAGGAAGTCCCATTGGGGACTTGAGTGCATTTGATAATCAAAGAAGTGAAGATAAAAGTATTGATCACTTAACACCTTTAGATGAATTATTTAATAATCAACTAGATGCTGCAGATGTAATCTTAATAAGCCGTGCTGATTTACTAGGAAAGGCTTTAATTAAATCTATTAAATTAAATATCGAATCAAAGGTTAAATCAACTATACCAATATTTCCAATATCTTGTGGAGAAATAGATTCTTCTATAGTCTTAGGAATAAATCGATCTAGTGAGGAATATGAATCTAAAGATAAAGAACATAAGCATGACCATCATCATCTGGAAGTTATAAATAATTCAATTCGTCATGAATGTAAAATAGAGCAAAATAACTTGAGAGAATTATTAACCTCTATAGCAGTTGATTTTCAGATTATTAGACTAAAAGGTCGATTTTGGCTGGCTGGAAAAGATTTGCCATTGCAGGTTCAGATGGTTGGCCAGAGATTTGACTGTTGGTTTGAGAAAGTTCCTCCATCAAGCTGGAAGCCGAGAATCAGCGGACTAGACCTTGTCGTTATAAGTTTTAGAGATGGAGTAGTTGAAGAGATTCAAAATACTTTTAAATAG
- the purS gene encoding phosphoribosylformylglycinamidine synthase subunit PurS, whose amino-acid sequence MSLYRSRVLVRLRPSVLDPAGEATRAAANKLGIDGISRLRIGKVIEIEIEASNETEAKSKLEVISDRLLANPVIEDWSLEMAVETPLQK is encoded by the coding sequence ATGTCTCTTTATCGATCAAGAGTTCTAGTCCGCTTAAGACCTTCAGTCCTTGACCCAGCCGGTGAAGCAACACGAGCAGCAGCAAATAAATTAGGAATTGATGGAATCTCTAGATTACGAATAGGAAAAGTTATAGAAATTGAAATTGAAGCATCAAATGAAACTGAAGCAAAGTCAAAATTAGAAGTTATTAGTGACAGACTCTTAGCTAATCCTGTTATCGAAGACTGGAGCTTGGAGATGGCAGTCGAAACCCCTCTTCAGAAATAG
- the purQ gene encoding phosphoribosylformylglycinamidine synthase subunit PurQ, translating to MTIGIVVFPGSNCDRDVNWALEGCLGIPTRYLWHETTDLKGIDAIVLPGGFSYGDYLRCGAIARFAPVLQSVCDFAKRGGKVLGICNGFQILTELGLLPGALTRNRDLHFICKSVSLSIANNNTDWFKNIRNQDTIALPIAHGEGRYQCSKSTFNELEDNGLIALKYINNPNGSLYDIAGLTNVKGNVFGLMPHPERACDPLLGSLDGQEILKSLIS from the coding sequence ATGACAATTGGAATTGTTGTTTTTCCTGGTTCAAATTGTGACAGAGATGTCAATTGGGCGCTTGAGGGCTGCTTGGGAATACCTACTCGTTATTTGTGGCATGAAACGACCGATTTGAAAGGCATAGATGCAATTGTTTTACCAGGTGGATTTAGTTATGGCGATTATTTGCGCTGTGGGGCAATTGCTAGGTTTGCTCCTGTTCTCCAGTCAGTATGTGACTTCGCCAAAAGAGGAGGGAAAGTACTTGGAATCTGCAATGGTTTTCAAATTCTTACTGAATTAGGTTTATTGCCAGGTGCTCTAACTAGAAATAGAGACCTTCATTTTATTTGTAAATCAGTTTCACTTTCCATTGCAAACAATAATACTGATTGGTTTAAGAACATAAGAAATCAAGACACTATTGCATTACCGATAGCTCATGGAGAGGGAAGATATCAATGTAGTAAAAGTACTTTTAATGAACTAGAAGATAATGGTTTAATTGCACTTAAATATATAAATAATCCAAATGGCTCTTTATACGATATAGCAGGTCTTACTAACGTAAAAGGAAATGTTTTTGGATTAATGCCTCATCCAGAAAGAGCATGTGACCCACTATTAGGTTCACTTGATGGGCAAGAAATATTAAAGTCTTTAATTTCCTGA
- a CDS encoding class I fructose-bisphosphate aldolase → MALSYYAEELKKTASSIARPGKGILAVDESTKTVGKRLASIGVENSEDNRKAYRGMLFTTEGLGNFISGAILFEETLFQNHQDGEPMVKKLEKLGIIPGIKVDKGLRPLAGGNDVETFCSGLDGLVERAADYYEQGARFAKWRAVLQITDDGCPTNLSIQENAWGLARYARSVQESGLVPIIEPEILMDGAHDINKTAAVQEQVIKTVYKACQENGVLLEGTLLKPSMTVPGADFATKADPQKVAELTIRTMERSVPASVPGIVFLSGGLSEEAASVYLNLMNKIDRKAKWNVSFSYGRALQHSCLKAWGGSNTEAGQKALIARAQANSEASTGSYVTGSQPSSDEALFVAGYTY, encoded by the coding sequence ATGGCCCTTAGTTACTACGCAGAAGAGCTTAAGAAAACAGCCTCCTCTATAGCTCGCCCAGGCAAAGGAATTCTTGCTGTTGATGAGTCAACTAAGACAGTCGGCAAAAGGCTTGCATCTATTGGTGTTGAAAATAGCGAAGACAATCGGAAAGCCTACCGAGGAATGCTCTTCACTACAGAAGGCCTAGGAAACTTTATAAGTGGAGCAATTCTTTTTGAAGAAACTCTCTTTCAAAATCACCAAGACGGTGAGCCTATGGTGAAAAAGCTTGAAAAGCTTGGAATAATTCCAGGAATAAAAGTAGACAAAGGACTACGTCCTTTGGCTGGAGGAAATGATGTGGAAACATTTTGTTCTGGTCTAGACGGATTAGTTGAGAGAGCCGCTGATTATTACGAACAGGGTGCTCGTTTTGCTAAATGGCGTGCAGTACTTCAAATAACAGATGACGGATGTCCTACTAATCTTTCAATCCAGGAAAATGCATGGGGATTAGCTCGTTATGCAAGATCTGTTCAAGAATCGGGCCTTGTACCAATTATTGAACCAGAGATATTGATGGACGGAGCTCACGACATTAATAAAACTGCAGCTGTTCAAGAGCAAGTAATCAAAACGGTTTATAAAGCCTGCCAAGAGAATGGAGTTCTCTTAGAAGGAACATTGCTTAAGCCTTCTATGACGGTTCCTGGTGCAGACTTTGCAACAAAGGCAGATCCTCAAAAGGTAGCTGAATTGACAATAAGAACAATGGAACGTTCGGTACCAGCAAGCGTGCCTGGAATCGTATTCCTATCAGGAGGACTAAGTGAAGAAGCAGCTTCTGTTTATCTAAACTTAATGAACAAAATTGACCGTAAAGCGAAATGGAACGTTTCATTCTCATATGGACGCGCTTTACAACATTCTTGCTTAAAAGCATGGGGTGGATCCAATACAGAAGCTGGACAAAAGGCTCTTATAGCTAGAGCTCAGGCCAATTCGGAAGCTTCAACAGGAAGCTACGTTACTGGTTCTCAACCTTCTTCAGACGAAGCTCTTTTCGTTGCTGGCTACACGTACTAA